Proteins encoded within one genomic window of Nomia melanderi isolate GNS246 chromosome 8, iyNomMela1, whole genome shotgun sequence:
- the LOC116423840 gene encoding glutathione hydrolase 1 proenzyme, whose product MIGLKKKVLIGGVLAVILVGVIIALLVVFLVNNSESETGKNFRAFAQAAVSTNGQECAQIGANVLFRDGSAVDAAIAALLCEGVASLHSMGLGGGFLMTIWDARNKTARFLDARETAPAKAKENMFERNSSASMYGGLAIAVPGELLGYWEAHQRYGKLPWSELFEPTISLCETGSFVNDYLARYLVSKESLIRAESSLAEILINPDTDSPWKAGDRIKRPRLAETLRLIAKHGPQIFYNGTMGEKLVEEIKAAKGIVEMQDLRDYRVKWKKPIESRIGNLTIISAPPPGSGVILTFIMNVLRGLLPVNDQRIMWQRFVETLKWAYARRTELGDPDFVDGVDSLVDTLNSVQYADEIRGKIKDDRTSNDPRHYGVFMVPEDSGTSHVSVLAPDGSAVSVTSTINQVFGAMLRSKSTGIIFNDEMDDFSSPNMTNGFDLPPSPANYIRPGKRPMSSMSPTIIVDHNKNVRLVIGAAGGSKITSAVAGAMVLNLWSEYNIKEAVDEHRIHHQLLPMVVQNEAGFPSNVLNYLSSIGHNVTAFTGIGSAITAVSHQHGHVFGVSDFRRQGRTAGF is encoded by the exons ATGATCGG CCTGAAGAAGAAGGTCCTGATAGGCGGGGTGCTCGCTGTCATACTGGTGGGTGTGATCATCGCGCTGTTGGTCGTGTTTCTGGTTAATAACTCCGAATCGGAGACGGGCAAGAACTTCAGAGCGTTCGCGCAG GCTGCGGTATCCACGAACGGGCAAGAATGCGCGCAGATCGGCGCGAACGTCCTCTTCAGAGATGGGTCCGCCGTGGACGCGGCGATAGCTGCGCTCCTGTGCGAAGGAGTCGCGTCGTTGCACAG CATGGGACTGGGCGGTGGATTTTTAATGACGATTTGGGACGCGCGCAACAAGACCGCGAGATTCCTGGACGCTCGCGAGACGGCGCCGGCGAAGGCCAAAGAGAACATGTTCGAGCGGAATTCCTCGGCGTCGATGTACG GTGGACTGGCAATCGCCGTACCTGGCGAACTGTTAGGCTATTGGGAGGCGCATCAGAGGTACGGGAAGCTGCCGTGGTCCGAGTTGTTCGAGCCGACCATCTCATTATGCGAGACTGGCTCCTTCGTGAATGACTACTTGGCCAGGTACTTGGTCAGCAAGGAGTCGCTGATAAGGGCGGAGAGTTCATTGGCGGAGATCCTGATCAATCCGGACACCGATTCCCCGTGGAAG GCGGGCGACAGGATAAAGCGGCCGCGTCTGGCGGAAACCCTGCGGTTGATCGCGAAGCACGGGCCGCAGATATTTTACAACGGCACCATGGGCGAGAAGCTGGTCGAGGAGATCAAGGCGGCGAAGGGTATCGTCGAGATGCAGGATCTGCGGGATTACAGGGTGAAGTGGAAGAAACCGATCGAATCGAGGATCGGCAATTTGACGATCATCAGCGCGCCGCCGCCGGGGTCAGGAGTGATTCTGACGTTCATCATGAACGTTCTGCGCGGTTTGCTGCCCGTCAACGATCAGCGTATCATGTGGCAGCGTTTCGTGGAGACGCTGAAATGGGCGTACGCTCGGAGGACCGAGCTGGGAGATCCAGATTTCGTCGACGGTGTCG ATTCGCTGGTCGACACTTTAAACTCCGTCCAGTATGCCGACGAGATTCGGGGGAAGATCAAGGACGACCGAACCAGCAACGATCCGAGGCACTACGGTGTTTTCATGGTGCCGGAGGATTCGGGGACGTCTCACGTGTCTGTGCTGGCTCCCGACGGTTCTGCCGTTTCGGTGACCTCGACTATCAATCAGGT CTTTGGCGCTATGTTACGTTCGAAGTCTACTGGAATAATATTCAACGACGAAATGGATGACTTTAGTTCTCCGAACATGACTAACGGATTCGATCTTCCTCCGTCTCCGGCCAATTATATTCGACCCGGGAAAAGACCAATGAGCTCTATGTCTCCGACGATAATT GTCGACCACAACAAAAATGTCCGCCTGGTGATCGGCGCCGCTGGCGGCTCAAAGATCACCTCTGCAGTCGCGGGCGCAATGGTGTTGAACCTTTGGTCCGAGTACAACATAAAGGAAGCGGTCGACGAACATCGAATTCATCACCAG CTGCTGCCTATGGTCGTTCAAAACGAAGCAGGATTTCCTTCGAATGTGTTGAATTACTTGTCGAGTATCGGCCACAACGTTACTGCGTTTACCGGAATCGGAAGCGCGATCACGGCTGTGTCGCACCAACACGGACACGTATTCGGCGTCTCGGATTTCCGGAGGCAGGGAAGAACCGCTGGCTTCTAG
- the Cdk8 gene encoding cyclin-dependent kinase 8 isoform X2: MLIFVRITINMMDYEFKMKTQKDRTKVEDLFEFEGCKVGRGTYGHVYKARRKEGVPDSELKSRPDTKDFGLKQIEGTGLSMSACREIALLRELKHVNVITLIRVFLSHNDRKVWLLFDFAEHDLWHIIKFHRAAKANKKPVMVPKGMVKSLLYQILDGIHYLHSNWVLHRDLKPANILVMGEGNERGRVKIADMGFARLFNAPLKPLADLDPVVVTFWYRAPELLLGARHYTKAIDIWAIGCIFAELLTSEPIFHCRQEDIKTSNPYHHDQLDRIFNVMGFPLEKDWEDIKKMPEHPTLLKDFKRSNYANCSLTKYMDRHKIKPDSKAFNLLQKLLMMDPNKRITSEHSMQDAYFQEEPLPTQDIFAGCPIPYPKREFLTDDDTEEKTENKARQNQQQTQNQQQQGNGDHNHGQNAKRVRLNGPHGAPEFHQHQSHAMTHQQPPGMVYSTAQPTQPSNFHQRF, encoded by the exons ATG TTGATATTTGTCCGGATAACAATAAACATGATGGATTatgaatttaaaatgaaaactcAGAAAGATCGGACGAAAGTCGAAGATCTTTTCGAATTCGAAGGATGTAAAGTCGGACGAGGAACTTACGGGCACGTCTACAAAGCTCGTAGGAAGGAAGG TGTgccagatagcgaattaaagtCTCGACCAGATACAAAGGATTTTGGTTTAAAACAAATAGAAGGTACAGGGCTCTCAATGTCCGCATGCCGTGAAATTGCT TTACTTAGGGAACTGAAACATGTTAATGTAATTACCTTAATTAGAGTTTTCTTGTCCCATAATGACCGTAAAGTCTGGttgttatttgattttgcaGAGCATGATTTATGG catataataaaatttcatagagCAGCAAAAGCTAATAAAAAACCTGTTATGGTACCAAAGGGTATGGTAAAATCCTTGCTATATCAAATTCTAGATGGTATTCATTACTTACATTCCAACTGGGTGCTTCATAGGGATTTG AAACCAGCAAATATTTTAGTAATGGGAGAAGGTAATGAAAGGGGGCGTGTGAAAATTGCAGACATGGGTTTTGCCAGACTGTTTAACGCTCCTCTGAAACCCTTAGCAGATCTGGATCCTGTTGTAGTAACATTTTGGTATAGAGCTCCGGAATTACTCTTAGGGGCGAGACATTATACGAAAGCTATag aCATTTGGGCTATCGGGTGTATATTCGCGGAACTATTGACGTCGGAACCTATATTTCATTGTAGGCAGGAAGATATTAAAACTAGCAACCCCTACCATCATGATCAATTGGATAG GATATTCAACGTGATGGGGTTTCCTCTAGAGAAAGATTGGGAAGATATTAAAAAGATGCCAGAACATCCGACGTTATTGAAGGATTTTAAAAGATCTAA TTACGCAAATTGTTCTCTAACAAAGTACATGGATCGGCATAAAATTAAACCGGATAGTAAGGCGTTTAATCTG CTTCAAAAACTGTTAATGATGGACCCCAATAAACGAATCACGTCCGAACATTCTATGCAAGACGCCTACTTCCAGGAGGAACCATTGCCAACGCAGGA CATATTCGCCGGATGTCCCATTCCATATCCTAAGAGGGAATTTTTAACGGACGACGACACAGAGGAAAAGACTGAGAATAAAGCTCGACAGAATCAACAACAAACG CAGAATCAACAACAACAAGGAAACGGTGACCATAACCACGGACAGAACGCGAAACGGGTCAGGTTAAACGGTCCCCACGGAGCTCCGGAATTTCATCAACATCAGAGCCACGCGATGACCCACCAACAACCGCCAGGAATGGTTTACTCCACTGCCCAGCCAACGCAACCGTCGAACTTTCATCAGCGTTTTTAA
- the EMC5 gene encoding ER membrane protein complex subunit 5, with product MPATTVHKFITFLGLVSTLHAAYSAAQHRSYLRITEQEFTTLPIDILIQGIVSLFMVMYGVMYIAGDFKEIRAVVDLENKSWETLRNLPSFQVFNHRGRYLSSQYAQ from the exons ATGCCTGCGACAACTGTgcataaatttataacattcctAGGTTTAGTGTCAACATTACATGCTGCTTATTCAGCTGCACAAC atCGTTCTTACTTACGAATAACGGAACAAGAGTTCACCACTTTACCAATCGAC ATATTAATACAAGGCATTGTCAGCTTATTTATGGTTATGTACGGTGTCATGTATATTGCCGGCGACTTCAAAGAGATTCGAGCGGTGGTTGACCTAGAAAATAAGTCTTGGGAAACTCTACGAAATCTCCCATCATTCCAGGTGTTCAATCATCGCGGAAGATACTTATCCTCACAATATGCACAATAA
- the Prosalpha4 gene encoding proteasome alpha4 subunit — MTTRYDRAITVFSPDGHLLQVEYAQEAVRKGSTAVGVRGNDVVVLGVEKKSVAKLQEERTVRKICLLDEHVVMAFAGLTADARVLINRAQVQCQSHRLTVEDPVTLEYITRYIAGLKQKYTQSNGRRPFGISCLLAGFDYDGVPHLYQTEPSGIYYEWKANATGRNAKTVHEFLQKYYTPEEVASEKGSIKLAIRALLEVVQSGQKNLEIAVMRRGQPLQMLDSDTIEQYVTEIEKEKEAEAEKKKQKK; from the exons ATGACAACGAGGTACGACAGGGCCATCACGGTGTTTTCGCCGGATGGGCATTTGCTTCAAGTGGAATATGCTCAGGAGGCTGTTAGGAAGGGCTCTACAGCG gTTGGAGTGCGTGGTAACGACGTTGTCGTTCTAGGCGTTGAGAAGAAGTCCGTTGCAAAACTGCAGGAAGAACGAACTGTTCGTAAAATATGTCTTTTAGACGAACACGTCGTTATGGCATTTGCAG GGTTGACTGCGGATGCGAGAGTCTTGATAAATCGTGCACAAGTCCAATGTCAAAGTCATAGACTGACCGTGGAAGATCCTGTTACTTTAGAGTATATAACCAGGTATATAGCAG gtttaaaacaaaaatatacacAGAGTAATGGTAGAAGACCTTTTGGAATATCGTGTCTTTTAGCTGGATTCGATTATGATGGAGTTCCACATTTATATCAAACAGAACCTTCTGGTATTTACTACGAATGGAAG GCAAATGCTACAGGTAGAAATGCCAAAACAGTTCAcgaatttctacaaaaatattacaCACCGGAAGAGGTGGCATCAGAGAAAGGTTCTATAAAGCTAGCTATTAGAGCATTATTAGAAGTAGTACAATCCGGGCAAAAGAATCTAGAAATTGCTGTAATGCGACGTGGCCAACCTTTACAG ATGTTGGATTCTGATACCATTGAACAGTATGTTacggaaattgaaaaagaaaaagaagcagaagctgaaaagaagaaacagaaaaagtgA
- the Cdk8 gene encoding cyclin-dependent kinase 8 isoform X3 — MMDYEFKMKTQKDRTKVEDLFEFEGCKVGRGTYGHVYKARRKEGVPDSELKSRPDTKDFGLKQIEGTGLSMSACREIALLRELKHVNVITLIRVFLSHNDRKVWLLFDFAEHDLWHIIKFHRAAKANKKPVMVPKGMVKSLLYQILDGIHYLHSNWVLHRDLKPANILVMGEGNERGRVKIADMGFARLFNAPLKPLADLDPVVVTFWYRAPELLLGARHYTKAIDIWAIGCIFAELLTSEPIFHCRQEDIKTSNPYHHDQLDRIFNVMGFPLEKDWEDIKKMPEHPTLLKDFKRSNYANCSLTKYMDRHKIKPDSKAFNLLQKLLMMDPNKRITSEHSMQDAYFQEEPLPTQDIFAGCPIPYPKREFLTDDDTEEKTENKARQNQQQTQQNQQQQGNGDHNHGQNAKRVRLNGPHGAPEFHQHQSHAMTHQQPPGMVYSTAQPTQPSNFHQRF; from the exons ATGATGGATTatgaatttaaaatgaaaactcAGAAAGATCGGACGAAAGTCGAAGATCTTTTCGAATTCGAAGGATGTAAAGTCGGACGAGGAACTTACGGGCACGTCTACAAAGCTCGTAGGAAGGAAGG TGTgccagatagcgaattaaagtCTCGACCAGATACAAAGGATTTTGGTTTAAAACAAATAGAAGGTACAGGGCTCTCAATGTCCGCATGCCGTGAAATTGCT TTACTTAGGGAACTGAAACATGTTAATGTAATTACCTTAATTAGAGTTTTCTTGTCCCATAATGACCGTAAAGTCTGGttgttatttgattttgcaGAGCATGATTTATGG catataataaaatttcatagagCAGCAAAAGCTAATAAAAAACCTGTTATGGTACCAAAGGGTATGGTAAAATCCTTGCTATATCAAATTCTAGATGGTATTCATTACTTACATTCCAACTGGGTGCTTCATAGGGATTTG AAACCAGCAAATATTTTAGTAATGGGAGAAGGTAATGAAAGGGGGCGTGTGAAAATTGCAGACATGGGTTTTGCCAGACTGTTTAACGCTCCTCTGAAACCCTTAGCAGATCTGGATCCTGTTGTAGTAACATTTTGGTATAGAGCTCCGGAATTACTCTTAGGGGCGAGACATTATACGAAAGCTATag aCATTTGGGCTATCGGGTGTATATTCGCGGAACTATTGACGTCGGAACCTATATTTCATTGTAGGCAGGAAGATATTAAAACTAGCAACCCCTACCATCATGATCAATTGGATAG GATATTCAACGTGATGGGGTTTCCTCTAGAGAAAGATTGGGAAGATATTAAAAAGATGCCAGAACATCCGACGTTATTGAAGGATTTTAAAAGATCTAA TTACGCAAATTGTTCTCTAACAAAGTACATGGATCGGCATAAAATTAAACCGGATAGTAAGGCGTTTAATCTG CTTCAAAAACTGTTAATGATGGACCCCAATAAACGAATCACGTCCGAACATTCTATGCAAGACGCCTACTTCCAGGAGGAACCATTGCCAACGCAGGA CATATTCGCCGGATGTCCCATTCCATATCCTAAGAGGGAATTTTTAACGGACGACGACACAGAGGAAAAGACTGAGAATAAAGCTCGACAGAATCAACAACAAACG CAGCAGAATCAACAACAACAAGGAAACGGTGACCATAACCACGGACAGAACGCGAAACGGGTCAGGTTAAACGGTCCCCACGGAGCTCCGGAATTTCATCAACATCAGAGCCACGCGATGACCCACCAACAACCGCCAGGAATGGTTTACTCCACTGCCCAGCCAACGCAACCGTCGAACTTTCATCAGCGTTTTTAA
- the Cdk8 gene encoding cyclin-dependent kinase 8 isoform X1, producing the protein MLIFVRITINMMDYEFKMKTQKDRTKVEDLFEFEGCKVGRGTYGHVYKARRKEGVPDSELKSRPDTKDFGLKQIEGTGLSMSACREIALLRELKHVNVITLIRVFLSHNDRKVWLLFDFAEHDLWHIIKFHRAAKANKKPVMVPKGMVKSLLYQILDGIHYLHSNWVLHRDLKPANILVMGEGNERGRVKIADMGFARLFNAPLKPLADLDPVVVTFWYRAPELLLGARHYTKAIDIWAIGCIFAELLTSEPIFHCRQEDIKTSNPYHHDQLDRIFNVMGFPLEKDWEDIKKMPEHPTLLKDFKRSNYANCSLTKYMDRHKIKPDSKAFNLLQKLLMMDPNKRITSEHSMQDAYFQEEPLPTQDIFAGCPIPYPKREFLTDDDTEEKTENKARQNQQQTQQNQQQQGNGDHNHGQNAKRVRLNGPHGAPEFHQHQSHAMTHQQPPGMVYSTAQPTQPSNFHQRF; encoded by the exons ATG TTGATATTTGTCCGGATAACAATAAACATGATGGATTatgaatttaaaatgaaaactcAGAAAGATCGGACGAAAGTCGAAGATCTTTTCGAATTCGAAGGATGTAAAGTCGGACGAGGAACTTACGGGCACGTCTACAAAGCTCGTAGGAAGGAAGG TGTgccagatagcgaattaaagtCTCGACCAGATACAAAGGATTTTGGTTTAAAACAAATAGAAGGTACAGGGCTCTCAATGTCCGCATGCCGTGAAATTGCT TTACTTAGGGAACTGAAACATGTTAATGTAATTACCTTAATTAGAGTTTTCTTGTCCCATAATGACCGTAAAGTCTGGttgttatttgattttgcaGAGCATGATTTATGG catataataaaatttcatagagCAGCAAAAGCTAATAAAAAACCTGTTATGGTACCAAAGGGTATGGTAAAATCCTTGCTATATCAAATTCTAGATGGTATTCATTACTTACATTCCAACTGGGTGCTTCATAGGGATTTG AAACCAGCAAATATTTTAGTAATGGGAGAAGGTAATGAAAGGGGGCGTGTGAAAATTGCAGACATGGGTTTTGCCAGACTGTTTAACGCTCCTCTGAAACCCTTAGCAGATCTGGATCCTGTTGTAGTAACATTTTGGTATAGAGCTCCGGAATTACTCTTAGGGGCGAGACATTATACGAAAGCTATag aCATTTGGGCTATCGGGTGTATATTCGCGGAACTATTGACGTCGGAACCTATATTTCATTGTAGGCAGGAAGATATTAAAACTAGCAACCCCTACCATCATGATCAATTGGATAG GATATTCAACGTGATGGGGTTTCCTCTAGAGAAAGATTGGGAAGATATTAAAAAGATGCCAGAACATCCGACGTTATTGAAGGATTTTAAAAGATCTAA TTACGCAAATTGTTCTCTAACAAAGTACATGGATCGGCATAAAATTAAACCGGATAGTAAGGCGTTTAATCTG CTTCAAAAACTGTTAATGATGGACCCCAATAAACGAATCACGTCCGAACATTCTATGCAAGACGCCTACTTCCAGGAGGAACCATTGCCAACGCAGGA CATATTCGCCGGATGTCCCATTCCATATCCTAAGAGGGAATTTTTAACGGACGACGACACAGAGGAAAAGACTGAGAATAAAGCTCGACAGAATCAACAACAAACG CAGCAGAATCAACAACAACAAGGAAACGGTGACCATAACCACGGACAGAACGCGAAACGGGTCAGGTTAAACGGTCCCCACGGAGCTCCGGAATTTCATCAACATCAGAGCCACGCGATGACCCACCAACAACCGCCAGGAATGGTTTACTCCACTGCCCAGCCAACGCAACCGTCGAACTTTCATCAGCGTTTTTAA